Within the Glycine max cultivar Williams 82 chromosome 12, Glycine_max_v4.0, whole genome shotgun sequence genome, the region CTGAGAGCTGCTTCTCACGTACAAGTAAAATACAAGAGTTCAGGAAATATTTCAGTAGAGGAAAAAAACTTCGAAAACCATTTGGCAAATTTATGTAGACAACAGTTTCAAAGGTTAATCTTGGGTTCTATACTGAGTagttgagaaaagaaaagaatataaaaaatgctTCTGGTATTCTTTTTCCCATTAAGCTTTCTGGtcattgattattatttatGCCTCATAACATACATAAACATTTAGCACCTGGCAAAGAGGAAGTTCTTCAGATCCTAAATTCATAAGCAAATGTACCTTCCTCTCCaggaaaaacttattttttaatctcccagttaaaatataatatccGTACACTCACAGGAACAAAGACttacacaaaaaaaacaaaacgaaAAACTGATAGCGAGTTGAATAGATTTCTGTATGTTACATATCTAAATACTCTAAAATATCATGTCTACCTATTTAAAGATGGATAATATGGGTGCCATGCAAAGGTCAATTGGATCATACCAGCTCTCTTTCAGTTCATCattcaaaaagggaaaaaaaatgaaaacttgaATGAATAAGCAAGTATCATCTTActttgtgacaaaatcactcaCGTCTTGAAGATTCCTTAGATCAGGAACCTGATGGCTCTGCACAAGTTTTCTTATTCTGCGTGAAACGCCTACAGGTTGTAATCTTATGGAATAATGCCGAAAATCAATGAGCTTAGTGTCTTTGTTGTAATTAAGCAACACAATTCTTTGGCAAGTGGAGAGCTTAACCTGAAATAACAAGTTGTGACATTAAGAGATGAAGGACTTGGATTGTCAAGTAAGTCATTGTTGTGTATGTGTCCCTATAAACTCACAGTTTTGACATCAATTGTTGGAAAAATATTCTGAAACATGTTAGTTGTAAGCTGTAGAGGTGGATCTCCACTTACAAATCCAGAAAGCACAATCTGCCAAGAAAACATGGAGACATAAATGTTGGATAAATAACAAAAGCATACAACTTAACAATTAACAGTTACTAAGTAAGCAATTACTTATTTTAGTACCAAAGTTTCAACTGGTTGCAAAAGTTGTATATTCCCCTATATAAATACTACCAGTCTACCATTAGCAGTTAAGCCATACAAGAAATTGACAATAACATGAGAATGGACTTCACAAAGACATAAAACCAATTCATGTTCAGTGCAATAACCATTAGCAGCAAACAAACTAAGAGGTCTTGACTATCTCATCAGTCCTTAACTTAATAAGGATTATAGGTAAAAACATAATGAACAATCCCTTTCTCACATTCCGTTCGCATACTCTAGTTTAGTGATGATAACAGGGTGAATGGCATTTGAAAAGCAAATAGTATCATGAAAAGTTATCAGTTGTGAGATTCCATTTAATTGTCTAAAGTTTAAGATGCTGCAATGCTTCAGTTGCATGTGACTGAGTACAAGGAAATACTTTACCAAAGCAGAATTTTTAAACAGATCCTTAGGGCATCGAGGATGCAATTGAGATCGAGCAATGTCAGCGGCCAATGAGTATTCATGTATCTTAAACGTAAGAGTGGGCCCTTGAGGGGTAGTTGCAACCCTCAAGTAAGATGAAGTAGCAGTTTTTGACAATATGAAGAAATGCGTGACACCCATAGGTCCAGCAACATTCAGAAAGTCCCTCAGATTATTCCGTTTCTTTTcctgaaaaaaagaagacataAGAGAATACAGTCAATGTTAAGACACATAATCTCACTCGAGATGGATCTAAGGGCATCTTTTGGTACAAGGCCACAAGTATTCTCTATACAGGAGAGAATCCTAATCATGCTAAGCAGGAAAAAATACTATGAGCTACAAACTCAAAGATTCAAACTCAAGACTGATTAAGCTGGAATAACCCTGCGTTAGTTGTTCTACTCGCTCAGAGTGGTGAATcacaggaatttttttttcctgttgcaggcacataactaaaaaacaaattagcactaaaacaatatatatatatatatatatgattcacTTTAAAGTTCATTCAAACatgaataacaaaaataaagaagaagagaggaatATTAAACTAACCCTAAGGCTGAGAGCAGTGTATGGAAGCATCAACTTTCTGAGGTCCATCTGAAGCTGTTTGAGAGGAGCCGGCAACTTGCCTCGCGAAAACACGAAACTTTTGGGGATTTTCTTTCCCGTAATAGGATCAACGCTGGGTTGCTCTTGCGGTTGCTTCGGCTTTTTTATGACAACGGGTCTTCTGAACCCTTGTTTTTTCTTCCTCTGTTTCATTCACAGAAACGATAATTGAAATTAGACAACGCAGAGGAAGTGTTCGTCACTCACTCAACagaaaaggagagagagagagagagcttacCATTGTTTGGGTTTGGGGGCGGGGAGACTTTTTTCGCTGCCGCCGAAAGGGTTTAAGCCTCGATGAGCACTGGGCAAGGGCTTAGAAGTTAGAACTACAAGAGGTGGTAATAGAATTGCttacttataaataaataaatcttcaaTTTTGTTAGTgatcattcaaaaaaaaaaaaaattggtcagAGAGATGCGATAATAATACTATTCAATAGTGAAGAGGGTgggatttattataaaaaaaataatagtgataAAGGTTAAAATAGGCCCACCCAACAATATTTTACTTAGATAGGATTTAcctatttgaaaagtttaagcctcaatttttttatgggatttaaggtttaaatttagtctattacttttaatttatctttaacCTTTCGTGTTAAAGCTTTTAAATAAGGCTGGCATATTTTTAAATAGACTAATTAACTGATagatcattaaaaaatatataaaataaattataaaccatgaaaattaaaatcactaGTAGTTAAGATAAGAGACATTGATGAATATAAATAAGCTAAAGTTTACAAGagttaagtttaatttatttaaatcatatagGTCTATCATCAAATACGTGGATGAACTacaataagattattttaggTCTTATTtaactcaaatataattatctctaataaaacataattgtgatctagattaaaaaaatataagtctatttttaagatttcattTGACCTTAATGAtaacttaattaaaagttaattttacaataaaaccTCTATTAAGTTCATATAGGCTTAGGTACGTTAATAAGATtaatgtttaaataaaaatgattttaatataattataatactaacaatttttatttatattaacttAAATAATACAACCTATGAgacctaaaatattttttgaatgatCTTAAACCTGAtcattttaaccaaataaaTCTTTACAAAACTCTTGGCCtgatatattatttaaagaaGTTTGGCTTAATGTAGACCTAAGGTAAGTTAGGCTACAAGTTGTTTGGCTTATTTGAAGATGGAGTACCATAATAAATTACAactttaaatttgttaaaatatttttaaaattgtggactgttaaatattttttaaagttgaatgaaagtatattattatgaatttttttatgtattattagtgtacatttttttatacttttaatcaattagaaattattctaaatatgacttttaaattaattattataaaattcaataaaaattagcATGCATGTgacaatttataattgaatcacaatatgaaaaatattcacACTAACTATGCATTCTATttgaacttttttattatttatggatgttaatatatttttacttattttatgaaggaattttttttttcatgtaataGCATGACTTTTATGAATGTTCCTTCTTCTATTTCGATTCTCTTTATGGCCATGTAAGCTGTATTGTTTACCCTTGTGGTTTCTAATTGATTTGGTTGCGTGGCTTTTGCCTACTTCCATTTAGCAATTCTTTTTTGTGTATATTAAAGATAttctttatttgataattaaaatttaaactatttctTAAGCCTAAAAATAATCAGAGTAAACatttcttaataattattttatatacacaATCAAGATTTCCAcctatgataaaattataatgtcaAACAACACTGATAAGTAAAAGCTCTTAcacgaatatttttttaatttagttttaaatcGTTGAGTAGAGATAGTAAGGGCTGATGGGTATCAATCCCTATGAATACCTATAAAAATTACTACTATATGTTTTTTGtgctcaaaatattgaataagcGCTTTTGCAGTACAACATATGCAgcataaaattgaattttaatataatagtaACGTGGCAATTACAATTTTACATTGACATAATATAACTCTCTTTACAGTAGTGAAGTTTGTTATACTTCCTCGCATTTTTTTAGCCCAACAGCAAGGAGTCAATTTGATCCCATAGGCTTCTCCACAGTAATGAATGTAAAGCATGGATATGTAATCTGCTACAAAATTGCATTTGAGGCAACAAACctacaaaattacatatttcaatCAGAAAATCAAGCCATTCAGATCACCTTAAACCAATTATCTTAATTACATAAGAAGAATCATGATCCTATGCTTGAGGTGCTTGGTAAGCCTTGCATGCATTAGTTAACCCGAAAATTAATGTAGCCAAGGAGGATCAACTGAAAATCATATAACTAACCCTCTGATAACGAGTTCCTGACTGTTGAAGCTACTATTTctaatttactaaataatttatctCGTTTAGTTAATAGCCACTATTTTTCTTccctcatttttcttttcttctacaaATTCGATCttattcttttgtatttttgtctCCAGCTCATAAAGTAAACCAGACGGACGGGGAGGTGCTCTGCTGGCATTTTCAGCTTCTCACACTCAATCTCGTGACAATTACAAAACTGTACAGACAATTAAATGATACATGTATAACTACAAGTGATATTCAAAGATATAATGGTTATGTCATCCTGAATCAGGAGGAGAACACTATTTACCATGTTGTATTACAACTCTATCCAAGGTAGCGGAGCAAGACTCCATCATTCCCCAATACAAATCCCTTCTTCTCATCAATGAACCTGCAGCAATTAGACCATTTACCACAAGATTTTACCAATAGAAGTTTTATAACCTTCAAAATAACATTAACTAATTCTCATAACTCCTGTATACTCTGTCATGGACAATTTGTCATctcattcttttttaaataacataacACATAACAGTTTGCTTCGAGTTAACTGCATCCatggtaaaatttaaaagaattatcaTAAAGACAGAtggaaaatataaatacaagaCATATTGGCAACATAAGGAGCCTGGCGGGGAGCTCTTCCAAGTAATTTATGCTTTTATAGTATAGACAGATAAATAAGTATAATTATAAAAGTGAGGCTTAGTAATAGTTAGACTGACTTCACTGAGTATAAATTCGCAGCAATGTTGTCGGCAGCTTTGTCACGGATCCATGACTTGCCACCATTAGTAGTTCTCAAGAGAATACCACTTCCTCCTGCTGCCCAAGCCTCATCCTGTATGCATAATTTagcaatttatatatatataagaatggTTTCTGCATTGTGCtctgttttcaaaattaataaatattgcaAAAACTGAAGAGGCAATATTCGaatgttctttctttttttccttttctttttcctttttcttttggaacCTGTGACTAGACTGTTACGTGCAAGAATTGGTTACTTAATAAAGCAACTCTTTGCATGGAGGAACAGTTTACCGTTGAACGATATCCAACATCAAGAATGCCAAAACCCCGGCTTTGAACAGGaacctcctcaaattcttcagtTAACtgaaacaataatatataattttcttatttataaagaAGGGAAGCAGAAATCTACAGCAAGCAAAGATTGCAACAAAgctgattattttttatcaagagATTTTAATTCATCACTTTAGAAATTTATCATATTCAGTATAGTAATGACAAAGAAAAATGGTTCAAGCACTTGTGCACTTTCTTAGAAAGGGTTTTCGTTCTTATAATCCTCTTTAACTTCTCCCTACTTCAACAAGATGTAACTCAAACATTTTGGGCTAGTTGAATTGGGAATACAgattaatatgataaatttagaatatgttTGGTTCAGCTTATTTTCCGAAATTAATCCATTTCCAGTCATGCACTTAGTGTTATGTGACAACACAAGGAAAGTGAATGCAAGTAAAAATGTAAGATGTTTGATCAAAGACAGAAGTTTCCTCGTTCATATACGAGGTAATGGAGAGTAAGTAAAGCAATCTGTGAATGTATAACATAAAGATGGAAATGTCCCACTGAAGAAGGGTGACAAAATTCAAAGCTAATTTAAGACTTAAGAAAATACTTAAAAGATTATCCAGAATAACGTTGGTAAGGATTGAAATGGGAGACTGTCAGTCTCACATTCATAAACTAGAATGACATTCTCAAAATTGCTTACCCCTTTGCCCTTGCTGAGATAAAGACCACCTCCACGAACAAGAAGCCACAGACCACCATCAGCTCTCCATCCCATGTTCTGGATTCTTCTGGCAACTGCTCTATTATGTGGCTGCCAGAATGgctggaaataaaataaaataatgattacgAAACACTATGCAAGAAGGCATACCAAAAGTATAAGTACCAGGCAAATAGAAGCAAAAGCAAATGCCATCACAAAGCAAAACTCTCACCTGACCAGGCTCCCAGGTTAAGTAGAAGTTTCCCCGACTTGAGACTGCAACATACCTTCCATCTGGAGAGCGATTGACAGTATTGAAAGTTCCAGTGTAGTAGCTTGCACCACTAATACCACTAGAAACTGTTCTGAAGAAGCAACAAAGATAGATAAATGCCTTGACCTTGCCatataaaaactgaaaatatcTAGCAATTTACATAATATGAAAGATGCCCAAATGAATGAGTTTTTGAAGCATATAATCAAAGAAGTCAACCTTCTTCATGAATAACATCATTGACACTCGTCCTGTAGCAAAAGTCTTCGAGCAAAGCGATAACATTTCAATATTATTATCGGTTCACTtactaatttgaaaaaatagcaCTACTCCATCCATCCATGCATGCTGCATTATTGGAAACTCACCTGTTAAGAGTAGCTGACACAGTTTCCTGGACAGCAGCCCTCCAGTTGTAACCTCTGTTTGCAGTAACATATATTGCACCTTCGTCGGTCACCATCTCCGCACTCTTCTCACCGGTCGCCTTTATGTACACCTGCAATACATTCCATTGATTTCAGTACAAATTTCGCAATTGTAAAAGCAAATTAAGGAATAAACAAAGACATTAACTATGGCTTATGCATAACCAACCATATCCCCTGGAAGTTCAGCACTGAGAGGTATCCTCTCCCAACTGTCTCCGGCATCGGAAGTGTACAACAGAATCGAAGGTTTTCCGACAATCCACCCTTCCTTCCCTTTGAAGCTGATAGAATTGAATCGATAGTTGAAATCTTCGTCTTCAGCAGAAGGAATCGAACGCGGAGCCCAAGTGTTTCCTCCATCTTTCGTCTCCAGAATGGTTTGCCTCGTCCCGAGAAGAAAACCTAAAATGCAAATACCGTTCATTCATTTCATTCAAACAGAGAGAAACGCATCTGAGAGGAGATTGGGAATTTACGATACCGTGGTTG harbors:
- the LOC100800809 gene encoding peter Pan-like protein, with the translated sequence MRKKKQGFRRPVVIKKPKQPQEQPSVDPITGKKIPKSFVFSRGKLPAPLKQLQMDLRKLMLPYTALSLREKKRNNLRDFLNVAGPMGVTHFFILSKTATSSYLRVATTPQGPTLTFKIHEYSLAADIARSQLHPRCPKDLFKNSALIVLSGFVSGDPPLQLTTNMFQNIFPTIDVKTVKLSTCQRIVLLNYNKDTKLIDFRHYSIRLQPVGVSRRIRKLVQSHQVPDLRNLQDVSDFVTKAGYGSESEADEEAATVTLSSDIGRVNRASTKSAVKLQEVGPRMTLQLVKIEKGLCSGEVLFSEYGKAGGKGKSDDEMQGEEDSDGDEDEEDQDGDHPEDSEDKDQDLD
- the LOC100805606 gene encoding photosystem II stability/assembly factor HCF136, chloroplastic; protein product: MATLRLTFSDSTTLFRPSLPSTRTFSRNRSLIVKASSSEDDFSRSSRRRFIAETAALSVSLPQLTARSEDALSEWERVYLPIDPGVVLLDIAFVPDDPNHGFLLGTRQTILETKDGGNTWAPRSIPSAEDEDFNYRFNSISFKGKEGWIVGKPSILLYTSDAGDSWERIPLSAELPGDMVYIKATGEKSAEMVTDEGAIYVTANRGYNWRAAVQETVSATLNRTVSSGISGASYYTGTFNTVNRSPDGRYVAVSSRGNFYLTWEPGQPFWQPHNRAVARRIQNMGWRADGGLWLLVRGGGLYLSKGKGLTEEFEEVPVQSRGFGILDVGYRSTDEAWAAGGSGILLRTTNGGKSWIRDKAADNIAANLYSVKFIDEKKGFVLGNDGVLLRYLG